Sequence from the Desulfovibrio sp. UIB00 genome:
CCCCTGCACCTCCACCAAGCTCATGCGACAGAACATGTTTAACGGCTATGTATGGATTTTGCTGGCGGCCCTGCTGTGGTCGCTGCTGGGTGTTGTTTCCAAGTTTTGCCAGTATGCGGGCGTATTGCCGCTTGAAACGGCCTTTTGGCGGGCGGCCATAGGCTGCGCTTTCTTTTTGGCGCACGCCGCTTTGACCGGGGGGCTGCGCATTCCCTTACGCCATGCCCTGACGTTTATGCTTTTTGGCGCATGGGGCGTTGGGGTGTTTTTCGGTGCCATGCAAATGGCCATCAAGCTCAGCGGCGGCGCAACCGCCGTGGTGCTGCTGTATACTGCCCCGGTGTGGGTGGCTGTTTTTTCGCGCTTTTTGTTTGGCGAACACATAACACGGCGCAAGGCGCTGGCCGTGCTCATTGCCCTTTCCGGCACGGCGCTGGTCTGTTTTTCCGGCGGCAGCCTGCCTGGCGAAACATCCCTTGCGGGCATTGGCTTTGGCCTGCTCTCCGGCCTGTGCTATGCCACGCACTATCCCTTTTACCGCTGGTGGCAACGCCGTTATTCCACAGCCAGCATTTATGGCTTCATGCTGCTGGGTGGTGTGGTGGCTCTGGGCTTCTGCGGCCCGGTGCATGTGGATCACGCCCTGGACACATGGGGTTGGCTGTTCGCCCTGGGGCTGCTCACCTGCTACATGGCCTACATCTGCTACGGGCAAGGGTTGAAACGCATCAGCCTTGTGCGGGCAGCAGTTACCTGCCATCTGGAGCCGGTGCTCGGCACTCTTTGGGTCTGGCTGTTCTGGAATGAAAGTTTCAGCGCGTCCGGCTGGTTGGGTGGCGCGCTGGTTCTCAGTGCGGTATTTCTGCTGACCACTGACAAAACCAGCGAATAGTGCGGATCGCTGGATGCCATTGCGCTGACACCCCAAGCCACCAAATACAACCTCGTCCACCAAATACAAACCCCATCAGACTTTCAAAGAAGCAGCGTACGGACTGCCGTGCTTTGTTTGCCTGATGGGGTATATTTATCGGGCTGATCTTGCCCTGACAGATTGAAGTATTAGCGCTGACCGATCACATCCAGAAATACCAGCGGTACGCTACCGCTGCATTTGAGCGCATGAGCGTCGCCAGGACGGGCGATGGTGATGTCGCCGCCTTTCACCGGAGTTTCCTTGCCCGCGCTGTCGGTGAACACGCCCTCGCCGGAAACGATGATGTAGGCGTCTTCATTGTTTTCATGCTTGTGCATGCCAATGGAAGCGCCCGGTTGCAAAGTCATCCAGCCGATTTCCTTGATGACCATGTCCTTGGAGGCGTCGTTGCGGGTAAAGCCGAACTGACCAAACAAGGTTCCCTGACCGCCCGCCACGTTATCACGGTTCCAGGTTTTCAAGGAATCCTTTGGGTAGAGCTGCGGTTCGCCCGCAAGAGCCGTTCCGGCAAATACCAGTGAACACAGCGCTGCGGCAAAAAGCATCTTTTTCATGATCACACTCCCGTTACATGAACACACTCTATAAATGCATATAACGCAATGGAATCAAAGAACAATAAAAACATATCGGCACGCAGGCGGCAAACTGCTGCTGACGCCCTGACCATACGCCCACACAATACCGCTCGCAAGTGAATAATTTCCCAATCAAAGCGCCAAACTGTCGCCCTTACAGGCCTTGCCCCTTGTGGCCTGCGCATGCTTGGTGTATAGGCAAAAGCCTACGCCCTGCCGAATGTGCAAACATGGCGGCACGGTTGCATATTTATGGAGCAAGCCCGCTCCGTACAGCAAAAAATTCACGCATGGAGGCTGCGTTCCTGATGCCCTTGCCCAGGGCATACGCAGAACATTATGAGCAATATCATTCTGACCGGGGATCGCCCCACGGGTAAGCTGCACATCGGACACTTCGCCGGATCGCTCAAGCAGCGCGTTTTGCTGCAAAATTCTGGCAAATTTGATGAAATCTACATCATGCTGGCCGATGCGCAGGCTCTGACCGACAATGCCGACAATCCTGAAAAAGTGCGCAACAACATTCTTGAAGTGGCGTTGGACTACCTTGCCTGCGGCATTGACCCGGAAAAGTCCTCCATCTTCATTCAGTCCCAGTTGCCGCAGCTTTATGAACTGAGCTTCCACTACATGAACCTTGTCACCGTGTCGCGCCTCCAGCGCAACCCCACGGTCAAGGCAGAGATTGCCCAGAAAAATTTTGAGCAGAGCATCCCCGTGGGATTCTTCACCTACCCCATCAGCCAGGCGGCAGACATCACGGCTTTTGAGGCCACCGCCGTGCCGGTAGGCGAAGACCAGAAGCCCATGCTGGAACAGACCGTGGAAATCGTGCGCAAGTTCAACAGCACCTACGGCGAAACTCTGGTGGAACCGCAGATCCTGCTGGAACAGAACGCCGCCTGCCTGCGCCTGCCCGGCATTGACGGCAAGGCCAAGATGAGCAAGTCCATCGGCAACTGCATCTATCTGAGCGACTCCGAGAAGGAAGTTCACGACAAAATTTTCAGCATGTTCACCGACCCTGGCCACCTCAAGGCTTCCGATCCCGGCAAGATTGAGGGCAATACCGTGTTCACCTATCTGGACGCCTTTGCCGTGCCGGAAGACTTTGCCAAGTTCAATTCACCCTACCCCAATCTGGACGAAATGAAGGCCCACTACCAGCGCGGCGGCCTTGGAGACGTGGCGGTGAAGAAGTTCCTCAACGAAGTCATGCAGCAGATCCTCGGCCCCATCCGCACCCGCAGGCAGCAATACGAACAGGACATTCCTTTCGTCATTGACGTGCTCAAGAAAGGTACGGAAAAGGCCTATGACAAGGCCGCCAAAACCCTTGAAAAGGTTCGCCGGGCCATGAAGCTGAACCACTTTGAAGCGGGCCTCAAGCTGCAATCCAAGTAAACAGCCCACTCAGACGGGTTGCCCGAAGCGCAGATAATTGCGCCGTACCATACCAGCCATCCCCGGCAATGCCCTCAGGCAGTGCCGGGGATTTTTGCTTCTTCTGCGGTGCGCCGCTCATGACAGGCTTGACATTAGTTCTATATCGAAATAAATTCCCCACATGAAGACCGATCACATTGTTGCCCTCATAGGCCGGGTGCGCGAGCAGGCCAACAATCTTATTGTCGCTGAGCTTGAAAAGCGCGGACACGGCGGCATGGCCCCATCTCACGGCGCCATTTTGCAGGCCCTGTTTACGCGCGGCCCCATGCATATGAGCGCGCTTGCCGAGGCCATAGGCAAACAAAAAAACACCGTGACCACGCTGGTCGGCAAACTGGAGCAGGCGGGCTACGTAACCAAATCTCCCTCGCAGGAAGATTCGCGGGTTACGCTGGTTTCGCTTTCCGGCAAAGCGCTTGCTGCCAAGGCTGATTTTGACGCCATCTCCCAGACGCTGCTGGAAGCCGTGTGGGGCGACATGCCCCACGCCGAAAGGGAAGCCCTTGTTGCAGGGCTGGAAAGAGTGCTGCGCAACATCAGCCTGAAAAACATATTCTGATACCCGCAAAAGCATCCAACGCACTGTGCTTTGGATGTTTTTTTGTAAAACAATAGTTCGACATAGAATAAAAAGGAGTTCACAATGCAAAAAGTAATCGATTTTCTTTCTGCCAACACCACGGTTTTTCTTGCCACTTCTGATTCCGGCGCGGCCCGCGTACGGCCCTTCCAGTTTCAGTTTGCGGAAAACGGCCGCCTGTGGTTCTGCACTGCGCGCTCAAAAGAAACCTTTGCCCAGTTGCAGAGCGACTCCCGGCTGGAGTTTGCCTGCATGTCGCCCAAAATGGAGACCCTCCGCGTAAAAGGTCAGGCCAATCTGGACGATGACATGGCGATCAAGCGACGCATCATTGAAAGCAACGGCCTTGTGCGCTCAATCTACGGCTCGGCAGAAAACCCTGATTTTACGGTTTTCAGCGTTGATCACGGTACGGCCTTCATGTTTGATTTCAGCGGCAATCCGCCTCAGTCTTTCAGCTTCTAACACGATAAAAACGCACCTTCAGTTCCGCATGTCACGCAGGGGTACTCTCTGTGGCTGGCATGAGTGGCTGAAGGTGCGGCCTCCCGGCAATAGTCATACCCTGCCTCTATGAGCACATCGGTTGCTTCGGATCGGCTTGCGGAGGTATACAGGATTGCGGGCAAAAGCTCAGTGACTTTTTCTCCCTCGGGGGCTGCATGTATACTTTTGATCTTTTATGTTTCTGCATTTCCGTGGCTCTGTACACCGCTTATAATCTCTACATCCGCTTAAGGGAATCATCCAATCCCGGCTACACAATCCACGGCATATCGCGGACCGCAAGGGTTAAGTGGGTGGCGTCCATTCTTGAAAAAAAGAATGGCATTCTTGCCGTGCAAACCCTGCGTAACGCCACCATGGCCTCCACCTTCATGGCCTCAACAAGCGTTTTGCTGGCTGTGGGGGTGCTCTCCCTTACAGGCAATGGGGAAAATGTCAGGCATACATGGCACTCGCTTAACTTTTTTGGTTCTGTGGAGCCGGGCATGTTTGCTTTCAAGATTCTTGCCCTTTTGCTGAATTTTTTTCTGGCTTTTTTTTGCTTTGCCTCATCTCTCAGGCTCTACACGCATGTGGCCTTTATGCTGGGCGCGGAAGCCGACCAACAGGATTCCGATCAGCTTGGCAGCATGTCAGAAAAATACCTGAATATGGGCGCAAACCACTTTTATTTGGGAATGCGCGCCTTCTATTTCAGCGTGCCGCTGGTTTTCTGGATTTTTGGCGCGCAGTTCATGATTTTTGGCACTGCGTTTCTGATCAGCATCATCTTTATTCTTGATAAAACGCCACAACACAAAGAGAGTTAGATATTATCTTGAAATATCATTCCATTCTATTCTTAATAATCTCGTAAAAAAATTCTGAATTTACGTACAAGTTAACGCAGCTATATGCGTATTAATTTTAATTTTTTATGAATACAATCATGTAAATAAAGCATCCTGACAAAAATAACAGTATGTGCGAGAACATTATCAAATTTCTATAACTCACTTCAATCTTCATCTTTGCAGTACAGCGTATTCAACTGCCTGATATAAACGCTTCGTGCAAGCATAATTAACGGCGTACTCACCACTGTTATCACTAGCATGCAGTTTTTATATGCAGTTTATTTAGGTATGCGCATTGTTTTAACCTTGACGCAAGTCAGATAGAATTGACTGCTTAATAGGCAAGAGGTACTTTCTTTTTGTCAACGAATGTTTGTAATCAAATGGAAAAGTCAACCATGGGAGGGAAAGGCATGAAGATTGTATTTTCTGGATTGGTGCTAGGGCTTATGACCATATGTTTGATGGCTTGCAGCAAAAATGTCCCTCAACCTTCTGCCCAGCCAAATGAAACGCTGGTGATGAGCTCTGAGATTGAGAGCACGGTGGCAAAGGTTGAAGCTGTTGATCTCAAAGCGCGCAAGGTAACCTTGAGCAGCCTTCAGGGTGATTTGTTTATTATTCATGTGAGCAAGGAAGCCGTTAATCTGCGGCGCGTAAAGAAAGGAGATATGGTCGATATTTCCTACGGGCGTGAACTGACAGTATGGTTGGCTGAGCCTGGTTCTGTAGCTGACGAACAGGCTACTGCTGTTGTCAGGGCCAAACCCGGATCCCAGCCGCAGGGCATGGGAGTAAGGGAATCGAACTTTACCGCCAAGATACTTGCCATGGATAAAGTCAACGAGCTGGCCAAGCTTGAACTCGCCAACGGTTCTGTGGTGGTGGTCAAGGTGCAAAATCCAGAGAACCTCAAAAAACTTAAGGTCGGGGATACGCTGGGCATAAGTTATCTTGAGGTTGTTGATATCGCCGTACGCAAGAGCTCTAAACAGAGCTCCAAGCAGGGTTCCAAGCGTTGATTCTATAAGCCTGGTGTATTCAAGGGCCATATTAGAGAGGGGAGTGGTCAATGAACGGGAAAATGCTTCGGCGTTTGATGATCTTCTTATCCCTGCTTGCACTCATGGTCGTTGCTCTTCCAGCACCCTCCGTGGCAGACAGCGCGGCATCCATCAATTATGATGTTACTGCTGCGTTGAACCAGTTATATGCTTCAAGCCCTGCGGCGAAAAAAATGGGAAGCACGGCCAAGGGAATCCTTGTCTTTCCCAATATAGTCAAGGGCGGCCTTATCATTGGCGGTCAATTCGGCGAAGGCGCCCTGCGGGTTGGAGGCAAAACCAAGGGCTTCTATCGTAGCGTGGCAGCATCCTACGGGTTGCAGGCCGGGATACAGAAGTTTGGCTATGCTCTGTTTTTTCTTTCGGATGACGACCTGAAGTATCTGAAAAGCAGTGGAGGATGGGAGATAGGTGTCGGCCCCAGCGTAGTTATAGTGGATGAGGGAATGGCCAGATCATTTACCACTACCACGGCTCGCTCAGGGGTGTACGCATTTTTCTTCAACCAGAAGGGGCTGATGGCTGGCTTGGGTATTCAGGGCAGCAAAATAACTGAAATACATCCGAGCAAGTAGCCTCTGATTTTCTTCTACTTGAAATAGCCTTTTAAAGTGCATAAACGGCGGCTTACGGTTCAAGGTAGGCCGCCGTTTTTTACGCTTGCGGTTGGGATAGTGCCCCCTTGATGCGCCATACTCTTTTGTGCTCAAGTTTACATGCGCAATCGCCACCTGAACTGCCTGCCGATCTGCCCTATTCCCTTTTTTCTGAAAATCGTACGATCTTTGCCGCTAACATCCCTGACCCCTTGATTGTTTTTTGGCCTGATATTACATAGGTTGATAATAAGTCACCCAACATGCATTGCAGGATCGCTCAAATGGGCCTCCTTGCCGGGTGCGATTGCAGACAGCTTGCAGGCTGGCACGGCAACCCCTGATGCCGGTGCCTTTATGGGTCTTTGACACGAATCCGAGCAAACGGCTCA
This genomic interval carries:
- a CDS encoding EamA family transporter, which codes for MRSALNNPCTSTKLMRQNMFNGYVWILLAALLWSLLGVVSKFCQYAGVLPLETAFWRAAIGCAFFLAHAALTGGLRIPLRHALTFMLFGAWGVGVFFGAMQMAIKLSGGATAVVLLYTAPVWVAVFSRFLFGEHITRRKALAVLIALSGTALVCFSGGSLPGETSLAGIGFGLLSGLCYATHYPFYRWWQRRYSTASIYGFMLLGGVVALGFCGPVHVDHALDTWGWLFALGLLTCYMAYICYGQGLKRISLVRAAVTCHLEPVLGTLWVWLFWNESFSASGWLGGALVLSAVFLLTTDKTSE
- a CDS encoding cupin domain-containing protein, with protein sequence MKKMLFAAALCSLVFAGTALAGEPQLYPKDSLKTWNRDNVAGGQGTLFGQFGFTRNDASKDMVIKEIGWMTLQPGASIGMHKHENNEDAYIIVSGEGVFTDSAGKETPVKGGDITIARPGDAHALKCSGSVPLVFLDVIGQR
- the trpS gene encoding tryptophan--tRNA ligase, coding for MSNIILTGDRPTGKLHIGHFAGSLKQRVLLQNSGKFDEIYIMLADAQALTDNADNPEKVRNNILEVALDYLACGIDPEKSSIFIQSQLPQLYELSFHYMNLVTVSRLQRNPTVKAEIAQKNFEQSIPVGFFTYPISQAADITAFEATAVPVGEDQKPMLEQTVEIVRKFNSTYGETLVEPQILLEQNAACLRLPGIDGKAKMSKSIGNCIYLSDSEKEVHDKIFSMFTDPGHLKASDPGKIEGNTVFTYLDAFAVPEDFAKFNSPYPNLDEMKAHYQRGGLGDVAVKKFLNEVMQQILGPIRTRRQQYEQDIPFVIDVLKKGTEKAYDKAAKTLEKVRRAMKLNHFEAGLKLQSK
- a CDS encoding MarR family transcriptional regulator, whose product is MKTDHIVALIGRVREQANNLIVAELEKRGHGGMAPSHGAILQALFTRGPMHMSALAEAIGKQKNTVTTLVGKLEQAGYVTKSPSQEDSRVTLVSLSGKALAAKADFDAISQTLLEAVWGDMPHAEREALVAGLERVLRNISLKNIF
- a CDS encoding pyridoxamine 5'-phosphate oxidase family protein, whose amino-acid sequence is MQKVIDFLSANTTVFLATSDSGAARVRPFQFQFAENGRLWFCTARSKETFAQLQSDSRLEFACMSPKMETLRVKGQANLDDDMAIKRRIIESNGLVRSIYGSAENPDFTVFSVDHGTAFMFDFSGNPPQSFSF
- a CDS encoding DUF599 domain-containing protein, which codes for MYTFDLLCFCISVALYTAYNLYIRLRESSNPGYTIHGISRTARVKWVASILEKKNGILAVQTLRNATMASTFMASTSVLLAVGVLSLTGNGENVRHTWHSLNFFGSVEPGMFAFKILALLLNFFLAFFCFASSLRLYTHVAFMLGAEADQQDSDQLGSMSEKYLNMGANHFYLGMRAFYFSVPLVFWIFGAQFMIFGTAFLISIIFILDKTPQHKES
- a CDS encoding twin-arginine translocation pathway signal protein, with the translated sequence MNGKMLRRLMIFLSLLALMVVALPAPSVADSAASINYDVTAALNQLYASSPAAKKMGSTAKGILVFPNIVKGGLIIGGQFGEGALRVGGKTKGFYRSVAASYGLQAGIQKFGYALFFLSDDDLKYLKSSGGWEIGVGPSVVIVDEGMARSFTTTTARSGVYAFFFNQKGLMAGLGIQGSKITEIHPSK